One part of the Streptomyces ferrugineus genome encodes these proteins:
- a CDS encoding P-loop NTPase family protein gives MIVWLNGTHGAGKTTTSPLVQRLLPDSRVFDAEKVGETLMDIKPGLPGTDNFQHWPPWRPLVVETARRVLDYTGGTLVVPMTVLVEQYWREISAGLAHHAIPVRHFVLHADQDTLRGRIAEDTVVGPNSSFRLKYLEPYAEAARTWLHDEAEVIDTTHLTPAEAARQIAEAVKS, from the coding sequence GTGATCGTATGGCTCAACGGCACCCACGGCGCGGGCAAGACGACGACCAGTCCGCTCGTGCAGCGGCTCCTCCCGGATTCACGGGTATTCGACGCCGAGAAGGTCGGCGAGACACTCATGGACATCAAGCCGGGGCTGCCCGGGACGGACAACTTCCAGCACTGGCCTCCATGGCGGCCGCTCGTGGTCGAGACGGCCCGGCGCGTACTCGACTACACCGGCGGCACTCTGGTGGTGCCCATGACCGTCCTGGTCGAGCAGTACTGGCGCGAGATCAGCGCGGGCCTCGCCCACCATGCCATCCCGGTACGGCACTTCGTCCTCCACGCCGACCAGGACACCCTGCGCGGGCGCATCGCGGAAGACACCGTTGTCGGCCCGAACTCCTCCTTCCGCCTCAAGTACCTGGAGCCCTACGCCGAGGCGGCCCGCACATGGCTGCACGACGAGGCCGAGGTCATCGACACCACGCACCTCACGCCCGCCGAGGCCGCCCGGCAGATCGCAGAGGCCGTCAAGAGCTGA
- a CDS encoding HAD domain-containing protein: MLLFLDVDGTLVPFGAERPYPRYEPPRTLPEPDAHPLLTRVDPALGTRLERLTALGVELVWATTWMDDANTALAPWLGLPPLPVVDWPEEDADPSLGPRAPHWKTRPLVAWAAGRPFAWVDDEITDVDRAWVAAHHPAPALLHRVDHRYGLTDRDFAVLEEWLTAGNGPATR, translated from the coding sequence ATGCTCCTTTTCCTCGACGTCGACGGAACCCTGGTCCCCTTCGGGGCGGAACGGCCGTACCCGCGGTACGAGCCGCCCCGCACCCTGCCCGAGCCGGACGCCCACCCCCTGCTCACCCGGGTCGACCCCGCCCTCGGCACCCGCCTGGAGCGGCTCACCGCACTCGGCGTCGAGCTCGTATGGGCCACGACCTGGATGGACGACGCGAACACCGCCCTCGCGCCCTGGCTCGGCCTGCCCCCGCTGCCCGTCGTGGACTGGCCGGAGGAGGACGCGGACCCCTCGCTCGGGCCCCGCGCCCCGCACTGGAAGACCCGGCCGCTGGTGGCCTGGGCGGCGGGGCGGCCCTTCGCCTGGGTCGACGACGAGATCACCGACGTCGACCGCGCCTGGGTGGCCGCCCACCACCCCGCGCCCGCCCTGCTCCACCGTGTCGACCACCGCTACGGACTCACCGACCGCGACTTCGCCGTACTGGAGGAATGGCTCACCGCCGGGAACGGCCCAGCAACTCGGTGA
- a CDS encoding NAD(P)-dependent oxidoreductase, with protein MSTYADEPAVTVLGLGPMGRALAGAFLDAGLRVTVWNRTPGRDGELLDRGATAAASAAEAVAAGPLTVVCVVNYDAADAVLRQDAVTDALKGRTVVNLTADTPARARDAADWAAAHGIRYLDGAIMTPTTTIGTSDAVFLHSGPEDLYREQRPVLDALGGTHTHLGEDIGRAAAYDIALLDIFWTAMAGYAHALAVARAEGITARELAPFAQGIGAILPPLFEEFAGDVDDGTYSGELNPVTSAVSSMAHIVEASESHGIEAAVLRAAEGQARRVVGLGHGTDGFMRVTELLGRSRR; from the coding sequence ATGTCCACATACGCCGACGAGCCCGCCGTCACCGTCCTCGGTCTGGGGCCGATGGGCCGGGCCCTGGCCGGTGCGTTCCTGGACGCGGGCCTCCGGGTCACCGTGTGGAACCGCACGCCGGGGCGGGACGGGGAACTCCTCGACCGCGGCGCCACAGCGGCCGCGTCCGCGGCGGAGGCCGTCGCCGCCGGTCCGCTGACCGTCGTCTGCGTGGTGAACTACGACGCCGCCGACGCCGTCCTGCGGCAGGACGCCGTCACCGACGCGCTCAAGGGCCGTACGGTCGTCAACCTGACCGCCGACACCCCGGCCCGCGCCCGGGACGCGGCCGACTGGGCCGCCGCGCACGGGATCCGCTACCTGGACGGCGCGATCATGACCCCGACCACCACCATCGGGACGTCCGACGCGGTGTTCCTGCACAGCGGCCCCGAGGACCTGTACCGCGAGCAGCGGCCCGTCCTGGACGCGCTCGGCGGCACCCACACCCACCTCGGCGAGGACATCGGCCGGGCCGCCGCCTACGACATCGCCCTGCTGGACATCTTCTGGACGGCGATGGCCGGCTACGCGCACGCCCTGGCCGTGGCGCGGGCCGAGGGCATCACCGCCCGGGAACTGGCCCCCTTCGCACAGGGCATCGGCGCGATCCTGCCGCCGCTCTTCGAGGAGTTCGCGGGCGATGTCGACGACGGCACCTACTCCGGCGAACTCAACCCCGTCACCTCCGCCGTCTCCTCCATGGCCCACATCGTCGAGGCCTCCGAGTCCCACGGCATCGAGGCGGCCGTGCTGCGCGCCGCCGAGGGCCAGGCCCGCCGGGTCGTCGGGCTCGGCCACGGGACGGACGGCTTCATGCGGGTCACCGAGTTGCTGGGCCGTTCCCGGCGGTGA
- a CDS encoding IS481 family transposase: MAHANARLTFHGRCLLVRRVVFDRRPVAHVAKELGVSRQCAHRWVNRYRVEGWPGLHDRSSRPRTCPTRTPAEVEERVLQARRRLRRGPEQISEATGVPARTVTRILRRHHMPPLAACDPLTGQVIRAVRKSAARYEYNQPGGLVHVDVKKLGKIPDGGGWRAHGRSEDVRGRGIGYDYVHAAVDDHSRLAYAEILADEKGVTCAAFLTRAAAFFAGHGIARIERVMTDNARNYRTSGSFRDACQTLGAQQKFTRPHCPWTNGKVERFNRTLQAEWAYHQVFASNTERADALAPWLQFYNTGRRHTALGGQPPISRLSPKS, translated from the coding sequence CGGCTGACCTTTCACGGCAGATGCCTGCTGGTGCGTCGCGTTGTCTTCGACCGGCGCCCGGTCGCGCACGTCGCCAAGGAACTGGGAGTCTCCCGGCAGTGTGCTCACCGCTGGGTCAATCGCTATCGGGTCGAGGGCTGGCCGGGGCTGCACGATCGCTCCAGCCGCCCCCGCACCTGCCCCACACGCACGCCGGCCGAGGTCGAGGAGCGTGTTCTTCAGGCCCGCCGACGCCTGCGCCGGGGACCCGAGCAGATCAGCGAGGCCACCGGGGTTCCGGCCCGGACCGTGACCCGGATCCTGCGCCGCCACCACATGCCGCCCCTGGCAGCCTGCGACCCGCTCACCGGGCAGGTCATCCGGGCGGTGCGCAAAAGCGCCGCACGCTACGAGTACAACCAGCCAGGCGGCCTGGTCCACGTGGACGTGAAGAAGCTCGGCAAAATCCCCGACGGCGGCGGCTGGCGCGCCCACGGCCGCAGCGAGGACGTCCGCGGCCGCGGCATCGGCTACGACTACGTGCACGCCGCCGTGGACGACCACTCCCGCCTGGCCTACGCCGAAATCCTGGCCGACGAGAAAGGCGTCACCTGCGCCGCGTTCCTCACCCGCGCGGCCGCGTTCTTCGCCGGCCACGGCATCGCCCGCATCGAGCGCGTGATGACCGACAACGCCCGCAACTACCGCACCTCCGGCTCCTTCCGCGACGCCTGCCAAACCCTGGGCGCACAGCAGAAGTTCACCCGGCCCCACTGCCCATGGACCAACGGCAAGGTCGAACGCTTCAACCGCACCCTGCAGGCCGAATGGGCCTACCACCAGGTCTTTGCCAGCAACACCGAACGCGCCGACGCACTCGCACCCTGGCTGCAGTTCTACAACACTGGCCGCCGACACACCGCGCTCGGCGGCCAGCCACCAATCAGCCGACTGTCACCAAAGTCATGA
- a CDS encoding aminoglycoside phosphotransferase family protein, with amino-acid sequence MNAALARPPTVYAEFVRYAEENGRQLQGHHHTNYCVPLTPEMASLLRQPVNDSVLVRIPRPDTLRVVFKTWADEAAVLDAIRGTVEHAPVCLAHDWMTSAVHTYVQGVPLSKTCRDVAKVDRSLVAAMAEGLARLTRVDRDAVPPLPHGWPSPPESREFLRTVVELTERDVRKPNWDRYQGMFERLGVRSGALMRLAGRVPPMARRPFSLLHGDLHRDNVIVTRDGDPPLVFVDWELASYGDPLYDLAVHLVRTGHTPAQRNAAIAAWAKAVRQWSPEAANGLDDDLRHYIAFERALSVFPDVMRVLHTLELRLPSERRLRDATVRVHGALTVAAGLLDIDPVPPLGDVWWLLKRWTEFVHGAPVDRVRRVPVQWHPDRAHPGRQDFPDPCVDRALADECRAPEGRRMRGTRHLNTVVVSRVDGADVPVVVRRRVAGPERRNDSRTLDEHTVLRALEEEGVQVRAPRVLALGEGGRRPGAFAVETYLGPRDGSAPEHPADGLRPHEAESVVDQLYELTRVDYLALDPTASSDGFYQQRVDELGDLVRRLPDEVRALAEGLGLPGHRQLHAILSRHTVERRTPTLLHGDLNPWKLVRTLDERFGIGLIGWDRARVGDPLYDLVRHTCLARTDDRRKHFMKRHWERTLPRHYTRGWLSDWSKYERLEIVRAAYEDLDHLVSGSHLNVPRVRTAVESYAWTLQAALAELNLEPRRDNPYLLRALPQ; translated from the coding sequence TTGAACGCAGCACTCGCACGTCCGCCCACCGTGTACGCGGAGTTCGTCCGGTACGCCGAGGAAAACGGGCGGCAGCTCCAAGGGCATCACCACACCAACTACTGCGTGCCGCTGACCCCCGAGATGGCGTCACTGCTGCGGCAACCGGTGAACGATTCCGTACTGGTGCGCATACCCCGCCCCGACACCCTGCGTGTGGTGTTCAAGACCTGGGCGGACGAGGCGGCGGTGCTCGACGCCATCAGGGGAACGGTGGAGCACGCTCCGGTCTGCCTGGCCCACGACTGGATGACCTCGGCCGTCCACACCTATGTGCAGGGCGTCCCGCTGTCGAAGACCTGCCGTGACGTCGCGAAGGTCGACCGCTCGCTGGTCGCGGCGATGGCCGAGGGGCTCGCCCGGCTGACCCGGGTCGACCGCGACGCGGTTCCGCCGCTGCCGCACGGGTGGCCGAGCCCCCCGGAGAGCCGGGAGTTCCTGCGCACGGTCGTGGAGCTGACGGAGCGGGACGTCAGAAAGCCCAACTGGGACCGCTACCAAGGGATGTTCGAGCGACTCGGAGTGCGGTCCGGCGCCCTGATGAGACTGGCCGGCCGGGTGCCCCCGATGGCCAGGCGGCCGTTCAGCCTCCTCCACGGCGACCTGCACCGCGACAACGTCATCGTGACCCGCGACGGCGATCCGCCGCTGGTCTTCGTCGACTGGGAGCTCGCCTCGTACGGCGACCCGCTGTACGACCTCGCCGTCCATCTCGTGCGCACGGGGCACACCCCGGCCCAGCGGAACGCGGCGATCGCCGCCTGGGCCAAGGCCGTTCGGCAGTGGAGCCCCGAGGCGGCGAACGGGCTGGACGACGACCTGAGGCACTACATCGCGTTCGAGAGAGCGCTGTCCGTCTTCCCGGACGTGATGCGCGTCCTGCACACCCTGGAGCTGCGCCTGCCGAGCGAGCGGCGGCTGAGGGACGCCACGGTCCGGGTGCACGGCGCGCTGACCGTCGCCGCCGGACTGCTCGACATCGACCCGGTGCCGCCGCTGGGCGATGTCTGGTGGCTGCTGAAGCGGTGGACGGAGTTCGTCCACGGCGCCCCGGTCGACCGGGTCCGCCGGGTGCCCGTGCAGTGGCACCCGGACCGGGCGCATCCGGGCCGCCAGGACTTTCCCGACCCGTGCGTGGACAGGGCGCTGGCCGACGAGTGCCGGGCCCCCGAGGGCCGGCGGATGCGGGGCACGCGCCATCTCAACACGGTGGTCGTGTCGCGGGTCGACGGGGCGGACGTCCCGGTGGTGGTGCGCCGCCGCGTGGCGGGACCGGAGCGGCGGAACGATTCGCGGACGCTCGACGAGCACACGGTCCTGCGGGCCCTGGAGGAGGAGGGCGTGCAGGTCCGGGCGCCGCGGGTGCTGGCGCTGGGGGAGGGCGGCCGGCGGCCCGGCGCCTTCGCCGTGGAGACGTATCTGGGCCCGCGTGACGGGTCCGCGCCCGAGCATCCCGCGGACGGCCTGCGGCCGCACGAGGCCGAGAGCGTCGTCGACCAGCTCTACGAGCTCACCAGGGTGGACTACCTGGCCCTCGACCCGACGGCGTCCTCCGACGGTTTCTACCAGCAGCGCGTGGACGAACTCGGCGACCTGGTCCGGCGGCTGCCCGACGAGGTGCGCGCACTGGCCGAGGGACTCGGCCTGCCCGGCCATCGGCAGCTGCACGCCATCCTATCGCGGCACACGGTCGAGCGGCGCACGCCGACCCTGCTGCACGGCGATCTGAACCCGTGGAAGCTGGTGCGCACCCTCGACGAGCGGTTCGGCATCGGCCTCATCGGCTGGGACCGGGCCCGGGTGGGCGACCCGCTGTACGACCTGGTGCGGCACACCTGCCTGGCCCGGACCGACGACCGTCGCAAGCACTTCATGAAGCGCCACTGGGAACGCACACTTCCCCGCCACTACACCCGGGGCTGGCTGTCCGACTGGAGCAAGTACGAGCGCCTGGAGATCGTCCGCGCCGCCTACGAGGACCTCGACCACCTGGTCTCGGGCAGCCACCTGAACGTGCCCCGCGTCCGCACGGCCGTGGAGTCCTACGCCTGGACGCTGCAGGCCGCCCTGGCCGAACTCAACCTCGAACCGCGCCGCGACAATCCCTACCTCCTGCGCGCCCTGCCGCAGTAG
- a CDS encoding GNAT family N-acetyltransferase — translation MALDDWYLTEDVDDFLARAGDFLRSRPGTHVMQLTWAERVRTRGATAFGAEAPVFGVLERAGEVHGSFYHLPPGGLGLSPLTPEQADTLAARLAALGHPLPSASGDLGTATAFADAWQRSTGATPKLRGTRVRLYRLGTLTPPRPLPAGRARLLGEQDLDQVMFWCGEFAKAVGEDVSIDAGSWAGTRYADKRYTLWETPDGTPVSVAGMNPLIGGQIQVDVVYTPAHLRGHGYAGAVTAEVSRAALAAGAKDVVLFADVANPTSNALYQRLGYRGLADWVAYDFC, via the coding sequence ATGGCCTTGGACGACTGGTACCTCACCGAAGACGTCGACGACTTTCTCGCCCGCGCCGGAGACTTCCTGCGCTCCCGGCCCGGCACCCACGTCATGCAGCTCACGTGGGCCGAGAGAGTGCGCACCCGTGGGGCGACCGCGTTCGGCGCCGAGGCTCCCGTATTCGGCGTGCTGGAGCGGGCCGGCGAGGTCCACGGCAGCTTCTACCACCTCCCACCCGGCGGTCTGGGTCTCTCCCCGCTCACCCCCGAGCAGGCCGACACCCTCGCCGCCCGGCTGGCCGCCCTCGGGCATCCCCTGCCCTCCGCCAGCGGGGACCTCGGCACCGCCACCGCCTTCGCCGACGCCTGGCAGCGGAGCACCGGCGCGACGCCGAAACTCCGCGGCACCCGAGTCCGCCTCTACCGCCTCGGCACGCTCACCCCACCGCGGCCGCTGCCGGCGGGCCGGGCCCGGCTGCTGGGCGAGCAGGACCTCGACCAGGTGATGTTCTGGTGCGGCGAGTTCGCCAAGGCCGTCGGGGAGGACGTCTCCATCGACGCCGGCTCCTGGGCCGGCACGCGCTACGCCGACAAGCGCTACACGCTCTGGGAGACCCCGGACGGCACCCCGGTCTCCGTCGCCGGCATGAACCCGCTGATCGGCGGCCAGATCCAGGTGGACGTCGTCTACACCCCGGCCCATCTGCGCGGTCACGGCTACGCGGGCGCCGTGACGGCGGAGGTGAGCCGGGCCGCGCTGGCCGCGGGCGCCAAGGACGTCGTGCTGTTCGCGGACGTGGCCAACCCCACGAGCAACGCCCTCTACCAGCGCCTCGGCTATCGCGGACTCGCCGACTGGGTGGCGTACGACTTCTGCTGA
- a CDS encoding winged helix-turn-helix transcriptional regulator, with the protein MTSRRHDPNVCGVTAAISVIDGKWKTSLLWLLESGPHRPAELRRRLPGLSEKVLTQALREMETDGLVHREVYDVVPPKTVYSLTGFGRDLAEALGPLSDWGHRRLERLTGARSAS; encoded by the coding sequence ATGACGAGTCGGCGCCATGACCCGAACGTCTGCGGGGTGACCGCCGCGATCTCGGTGATCGACGGCAAGTGGAAGACGTCGCTGCTGTGGCTGCTGGAGTCCGGCCCGCACCGCCCGGCGGAACTGCGCCGCCGGCTGCCGGGCCTCAGTGAGAAGGTGCTGACCCAGGCGCTGCGCGAGATGGAGACGGACGGCCTGGTGCACCGCGAGGTGTACGACGTGGTGCCGCCGAAGACCGTCTACTCCCTGACCGGCTTCGGCCGCGACCTGGCCGAGGCTCTCGGCCCGCTCTCCGACTGGGGCCACCGCCGCCTGGAGCGGCTGACCGGGGCCCGGTCGGCCTCCTGA
- a CDS encoding TetR/AcrR family transcriptional regulator, translated as MSDDGDAEIGLRERKKRRMYETVSETAIRLFVEKGFDAVSVAEVAAAAEISKPTLFRYFPAKEDLVLYRIADHEGEAARVVREGPSPLEALRRNFLDGIERLDPITGLNDHPAVLAYHSLVYGTPALVARMHAYLERSEAALAEALGGDLDARLAAGQIVAVQRILAQENWRRISAGEPVAEVKADAVVAAERAFGLLEAGLPPLTAVPSPTM; from the coding sequence ATGAGTGACGACGGTGACGCCGAGATCGGTCTGCGCGAGCGCAAGAAGCGCCGTATGTACGAGACCGTGTCCGAGACCGCCATCCGGCTCTTCGTGGAGAAGGGCTTCGACGCCGTCTCCGTCGCCGAGGTCGCCGCCGCCGCCGAGATCTCCAAGCCGACGCTGTTCCGGTACTTCCCGGCGAAGGAGGACCTGGTGCTGTACCGGATCGCCGATCACGAGGGGGAGGCGGCGCGGGTGGTGCGGGAGGGACCCTCGCCCCTCGAGGCGCTGCGGCGGAACTTTCTGGACGGCATCGAGCGGCTCGATCCCATCACCGGGCTCAATGACCATCCCGCGGTGCTCGCCTACCACTCGCTGGTGTACGGGACCCCGGCCCTGGTCGCCCGTATGCACGCCTACCTGGAGCGTTCGGAGGCCGCGCTCGCCGAGGCGCTGGGCGGGGACCTGGACGCGCGGCTGGCGGCGGGGCAGATCGTGGCCGTACAGCGGATCCTGGCGCAGGAGAACTGGCGGCGGATCTCGGCGGGCGAGCCGGTGGCCGAGGTCAAGGCGGACGCGGTGGTGGCGGCCGAGCGGGCGTTCGGGCTGCTGGAGGCGGGGCTGCCGCCGTTGACGGCTGTGCCCAGCCCCACCATGTGA
- a CDS encoding HelD family protein, with protein sequence MTPTDPALHHTLRQERTHHDRCRTALAGMLEGADEQVVIGENASASGADAEVLGYRLRSQAKALRELPEGPLFFGRLDFTDADHQALHIGRLRISEHPAEPPLVVDWRAPVSRAFYQASARDPQGVAVRRRFGWAPGSRGAATDLTGLEDEHLDRGESRASDIVAREIERPRVGPMRDIAATIQPEQDDLVRGDLAVSLCVQGAPGTGKTAVGLHRAAYLLYTHPQRIRRGGLLILGPNRTFLSYISEVLPALGETGVRQSTLRDEIARHPVGGTDEERTAVVKHDARMAQVLRRALYARVGGGEGIGPLAVPEGSYRWRVPEGELLRIVAGVRAEEPPYAVGRERVRTRIVRRILEQAERRGGPPGAAWVRKMSRARAVGEYVEAVWPKVRPEEVVGRLLMDPDGLAAAADGVLDADEQQALLWAKPPRSWKSARWSAADLVLLDEVAGLIEHPQGYGHVVVDEAQDLSPMECRAIARRAAFGSVTVLGDLAQGTTPWAARSWRTVLAHLGKPDAAVVPLTAGFRVPGAVLELANRLLERVDVEVPAARSLRGDGELRFRAADGDLPGAVVGAVRDALGREGSVGVVAADADVARVRQALAAAGIEAGGAQELGARVAVVPAGVVKGLEYDHVVAVEPAAIVAGEERGLRRLYVVVTRAVAGLEVVHGRPLPW encoded by the coding sequence ATGACGCCGACCGACCCTGCCCTCCACCACACCCTCCGCCAGGAACGAACCCACCACGACCGCTGCCGCACCGCCCTCGCCGGCATGCTCGAAGGCGCCGACGAACAGGTCGTCATCGGCGAGAACGCCTCCGCCTCCGGAGCCGACGCCGAGGTCCTGGGCTACCGGCTGCGCAGCCAGGCCAAGGCGCTGCGCGAGCTGCCCGAGGGCCCGCTGTTCTTCGGGCGGCTGGACTTCACCGACGCAGATCACCAGGCGCTGCACATCGGACGGCTGCGGATCAGCGAGCATCCCGCCGAGCCGCCCCTCGTCGTCGACTGGCGTGCCCCCGTCTCCCGCGCCTTCTACCAGGCCTCGGCCCGGGACCCGCAGGGCGTCGCCGTACGACGCCGCTTCGGCTGGGCGCCGGGCAGCCGCGGCGCCGCCACCGACCTCACCGGCCTGGAGGACGAGCACCTCGACCGCGGCGAGTCCCGCGCGAGCGACATCGTCGCCCGGGAGATCGAACGCCCCCGCGTCGGGCCCATGCGCGACATCGCCGCCACCATCCAGCCCGAGCAGGACGATCTCGTACGGGGCGACCTCGCCGTCTCCCTGTGCGTACAGGGCGCCCCCGGCACCGGCAAGACCGCCGTCGGCCTGCACCGCGCCGCGTATCTGCTCTACACCCACCCGCAGCGCATCCGGCGCGGCGGACTGCTGATCCTCGGACCCAACCGCACCTTCCTGTCGTACATCTCCGAGGTGCTGCCCGCGCTCGGCGAGACCGGCGTGCGCCAGTCCACGCTGCGGGACGAGATCGCCCGGCATCCGGTCGGGGGGACGGACGAGGAGCGGACGGCCGTCGTGAAGCACGACGCCCGGATGGCCCAGGTGCTGCGGCGGGCCCTGTACGCGAGGGTGGGTGGGGGCGAGGGGATCGGTCCGCTCGCCGTGCCCGAGGGGTCGTACCGGTGGCGGGTTCCGGAGGGGGAGCTGCTGCGGATCGTGGCGGGGGTGCGGGCCGAGGAGCCGCCGTACGCCGTGGGGCGGGAGCGGGTGCGGACGCGGATCGTGCGGCGGATCCTGGAGCAGGCGGAGCGGCGGGGCGGGCCGCCGGGCGCCGCGTGGGTGCGGAAGATGTCGCGGGCGCGGGCGGTCGGGGAGTACGTCGAGGCTGTGTGGCCGAAGGTCCGGCCCGAGGAAGTCGTAGGCCGACTGCTCATGGATCCGGACGGGTTGGCCGCCGCCGCCGACGGGGTGCTGGACGCCGACGAGCAGCAGGCGCTGCTGTGGGCGAAGCCGCCGCGGTCCTGGAAGTCGGCCCGCTGGTCGGCCGCCGACCTCGTGCTGCTCGACGAGGTCGCCGGGCTCATCGAGCATCCGCAGGGGTACGGCCATGTCGTCGTCGACGAGGCGCAGGACCTGTCCCCGATGGAGTGCCGGGCGATCGCCCGCCGGGCCGCCTTCGGGTCGGTGACCGTGCTGGGGGACCTGGCCCAGGGGACGACGCCGTGGGCGGCGCGCTCGTGGCGGACGGTGCTGGCCCATCTGGGCAAGCCGGACGCGGCGGTCGTACCGCTGACGGCGGGGTTCCGGGTGCCGGGCGCGGTGCTGGAGCTGGCCAACCGGCTGCTGGAGCGGGTGGACGTGGAGGTGCCGGCGGCCCGTTCGCTGCGCGGGGACGGGGAGCTGCGGTTCCGGGCGGCGGACGGCGATCTGCCGGGCGCGGTGGTGGGCGCCGTACGGGATGCGCTGGGCCGGGAGGGATCGGTCGGGGTCGTCGCCGCCGACGCGGACGTGGCCCGGGTGCGTCAGGCGCTGGCGGCGGCCGGGATCGAGGCCGGGGGCGCGCAGGAGCTGGGGGCACGGGTGGCCGTCGTGCCGGCGGGTGTGGTCAAGGGGCTGGAGTACGACCATGTCGTCGCTGTGGAGCCGGCGGCGATCGTGGCGGGGGAGGAGCGGGGGCTGCGGCGGCTGTACGTGGTGGTGACGCGGGCGGTGGCGGGGCTGGAGGTGGTACACGGAAGGCCACTGCCGTGGTGA